Genomic window (Cystobacter fuscus DSM 2262):
AGGTGCACGGGGTGTCGCTCGACGCCATCCACTTCCACGAGGTGGGCGCGGTGGACTCCATCGTGGACATCTGCGGGGCGGCGGTGGTGCTGGAGCTGCTGGGAGACCCGGAGGTGTACGCGGCGCCGCCGCCCTTGGGCAGTGGCACCATCCGGGTGGCGCACGGCAACATGCCCATCCCGGTGCCGGCCACGCTGGAACTGCTCCGGGAGCTGCCGGTGCGCTTCGAGGGCGTGGGCGAGCTGACGACGCCCACGGGAGCGGCGCTGCTCAAGGTGCTCACGCGCATCGCCCCGCCGCCGGCGGACTTCCGCATGGAGCGCATCGGCTACGGCATGGGGACGAAGGACTTCCGCGACCGGCCCAACGTGCTGCGCGCCACCCTGGGCCGGGCCGAGGGCCAGACGGAGGGCCTCTGGGTGCTCGAGGCGAACCTGGACGACAGCACGCCGCAGTTGCTCGGCTACCTGCTGGAGCATGCGCTGACGCGCGGCGCGCTGGACGCCTGGGTGGTGCCCGCGACGATGAAGAAGGCGCGGCCGGGCCATGTGCTGAGCGTGCTGGTGGAGTCGAGCGCGAAGGAGGTCATGGTGGACCTGCTGCTGCGCGAATCCACGACGCTCGGGGTGCGCTCCCATGCCGTGGAGCGGCGGGCCCTGGATCGCGACTGGGTGGAGGTCGAGACGCCCTGGGGTCCAGTGCGGGTGAAGCGCGGCCTGCGCGACGGCGTGGTGCTCAACGCCCACCCCGAGTTCGAGGACTGCCGCCGGGTGGCCGAGTCCGCCGGAGTTCCACTCAAGCAGGTGATGGCGGCGGCGCTGGTGGCGCTCGGTTCCGGGCGCTGACTCCCGCCGCTCCGTTCTCTTCCTCATTCCTTATTCCTTCCTTCCCCACGAGCCCATGAACCCGACCGTCATCACCGAACTGCGCTTCGAACCCCTCAACCTCCCGCTCACCGAGCCCTTCGCCATCGCCACGGGGGCCCCGGAACGGGCGGACAACGTGCTGGTGCGGCTCACCCTCGCGGACGGCACGGTGGGGCTGGGCGAGGCGGCGCCCTTCACGGCCGTCTCGGGTGAGACGCAGGCGAGCACGATCGAGGCCATGGCTTCCGTGCGCGACGCCCTCGTGGGCCGGGACGCGAGCGCCTGGAGGCCCATCGGCGCGTGGCTCGGGGAGGCGCTGCCCCAGGCTCCGTCGGCGCGTTGTGGCATCGAGCTGGCGCTGCTGGACGCGCTGGGTCGCCACCACCGCATGCCCCTGGCCACCCTGTTCGGAGGCGCGGGCAGCACGCTGGACATCGACATGACGGTGACGGCGGGAGACGAGGCGCACGCGGCCGCGTCGGCGCGGGCCATCCTCGCGCGGGGCATCCGTACCCTCAAGGTGAAGGTGGGCGCGCTGTCTCCCGAGGAGGACGTGCGGCGCATGGTCATCATCCGCCGGGAGGCGCCCGGGACCCGGCTGTTCGCGGATGCGAACGGGGGCTACACGGTGGCGGGGGCGCGGACCTTCCTGTCCGGCCTGGAGGCGGCGGGCGTTCCGCTGGCGCTCTTCGAGCAGCCCGTGCCGCGCGACGACTGGGAGGGACTGGCCGAGCTGACGCGCTCCTCGCGGGTGCCCATCTGCGCGGACGAGTCGGCGCGCACGGTGGCGGACGTGGTGCGCCTGGGCCGCGAGGGTGGCGCGCACGGGGTGAACCTCAAGCTGATGAAGAGCGGGGTGGTGGAGTCGCTGGCCATGTGGAACGTGGCGCGCGCCTTCGGCATGGAGTTGATGATGGGCGGCATGCTGGAGAGCACCCTGGCGATGAGCAGCGCGGTGCACTTCGCCGCGGGCCTGGGCGGTTTCGATTACGCGGACCTGGACACCCACCTCTTCATTCGCGAGCATTCCTTCCGCGGGGGGTTGCGGATCGAGGGGGGACGGGTGGACGTCGGTCACGTCCAGGCCGGCCATGGTGTCGAGCTGGAGTGAACGAGGACGGCACATGCTGGACGCACTGGTGGTGGGCGCTGGGCCGACGGGCCTGACGATGGCATCGGAGCTGGCGCGGCATGGGCTGAGCTGCCGCGTGGTGGAGCAGCTCACGGCCCCCTCGCCGCTCTCGCGCGCGCTGGCGGTGCAGGCCCGCACGCTGGAGATCTTCGAGGACCTGGGCATCGTGGAGCAGGCCCTCGCCCTCGGGCGTGAGGCCCTGGGCTTCAACGTATTGGGGAAGGGTGGGGTGCGCGCGCGCGTCTCGTTGCGGGGCTTCACCTGGCTGGAGACGCGCTACCCCTTCATCCTCATGCTCCCGCAGGACGCCACCGAGGCGCTGCTCACCGAGCACCTGGGCTCATTTGGCTCGAAGGTGGAGCGGGGCGTGGCGCTGGAGGGCTTCGAGCAGGGAGCGGACGGGGTCGTGGCCACCTTGAAGCACGAGGATGGCCGGACGGAGCGGGTGTCCGCGCGGTGGCTGCTGGGCTGTGACGGCGCGCGCAGCCGGGTACGCAAGGGATTGGGCCTGCCCTTCGAGGGCTCGACGTACGAGGACTCGTGCGTGCTGGCGGACGTGCGCGTCGAGTGGTCCCTGGGAGAGGGCGAGCTGTGCATCATTCCGTCCGCGCACGGCGTGGTGGGGGCCTTCCCCATGCCGGGCGAGCAGCGCTACCGGCTGTTCTTCATCCGGCCGCACGAGGACGCCGCCGACGCCGCCGACGACATGGCGTCCCTCACGCTGGAGGAGATCCAGGCGCTGGTGGATGAGATGGTGCCCGTGCCCGCGCGCGTGAGCGAGCCGCGGTGGATGTCGCGCTACCGGCTGCACAGCCGGGGCGTGGAGCGCTACCGCCAGGGCCGGGTGTTCCTCGCCGGCGACGCCGCGCACATCCACAGCCCCGTGGGCGGCCAGGGGATGAACACGGGCATCCAGGATGCCTACAACCTCGCCTGGAAGCTGGCGCTCGTTACCCGGGGCCGTGCGCCGGAGTCCCTGCTCGACACGTACGAGCTGGAGCGGCATCCCGTGGGACGCCATCTGCTGCGGGGCACGGACCGGGCCTTCTCCCTCATGGCGCGAGGGGGGCTCGGCGCGCGGCTGTTCCGTGCCCACGTGGTGCCCCGGGTCGCCACCCGCCTGTTCGGCAGTGCCGCCGCGCAGCGCCGCGTGTCGCGCTTCGTCTCCCAGCTCACCATCCGCTATCGCGAGAGCCCCCTGTCCACCGAGTCCCTGTGGGGCGAGGACGTGGGAGGCGTGAGCCGGCGGCGAGGCCCCGCGCCCGGGGAGCGTGTCCCGGAGATGCCCATCCGGGGGGAGGGTGTGGAGCGCCTGCACCAGGTGCTGCGCGGACCCGAGCACACGCTGCTGCTGTTCACGGGCCTGAAGTTCGAGGCCTCGCGGCGTGGGGAGCTGGTCGCGCTCGCGGGCCGGCTGGAGCAGCGCTACGAGCCCTGGTTGAAGGCGCGCGTGGTGGTGGCCGGAGAGGGCTCGCCCGCCGCCCGGGTGCTGGCCGACGAGGACGGCGCGGTGCATCGCCGCTTCGGCGCCGGGGCGGAGGGGTTCTACCTGGTGCGGCCCGACGGGTATGTGGGCCACCGCGAGTGGCCGCTCGAGACGACGCGGCTGGAAGCGGAGCTCGCGCGCCGGCTGGGCCGGTAGCTCAGGTCTCTTCCCGCGCGGGGGGACTGCTGCCCGAGGGCGCGGCGCTCAGCGTGCGCCAGGCGGTGGCCAGGAGGATGATGGTGCCGCCCACGAGCGCCCAGGGTCCGGGCCGCTCCCCCACGAAGAGGAAGGTCCACACGGGGTTGAGCACCGGCTCGAGCAGGATGAGCAGCGAGGCCTCCAGCGC
Coding sequences:
- the larC gene encoding nickel pincer cofactor biosynthesis protein LarC, whose amino-acid sequence is MRKVLYLEPVGGIAGDMFLAAGIDLGVSPEALSRALSGLGVPGWKLAVSRAVRHAISGTHLDVVLDEREAHPHRAYADIRALIEAAPTLPPRAKERALAVFRAIGEAEAKVHGVSLDAIHFHEVGAVDSIVDICGAAVVLELLGDPEVYAAPPPLGSGTIRVAHGNMPIPVPATLELLRELPVRFEGVGELTTPTGAALLKVLTRIAPPPADFRMERIGYGMGTKDFRDRPNVLRATLGRAEGQTEGLWVLEANLDDSTPQLLGYLLEHALTRGALDAWVVPATMKKARPGHVLSVLVESSAKEVMVDLLLRESTTLGVRSHAVERRALDRDWVEVETPWGPVRVKRGLRDGVVLNAHPEFEDCRRVAESAGVPLKQVMAAALVALGSGR
- a CDS encoding dipeptide epimerase, translating into MNPTVITELRFEPLNLPLTEPFAIATGAPERADNVLVRLTLADGTVGLGEAAPFTAVSGETQASTIEAMASVRDALVGRDASAWRPIGAWLGEALPQAPSARCGIELALLDALGRHHRMPLATLFGGAGSTLDIDMTVTAGDEAHAAASARAILARGIRTLKVKVGALSPEEDVRRMVIIRREAPGTRLFADANGGYTVAGARTFLSGLEAAGVPLALFEQPVPRDDWEGLAELTRSSRVPICADESARTVADVVRLGREGGAHGVNLKLMKSGVVESLAMWNVARAFGMELMMGGMLESTLAMSSAVHFAAGLGGFDYADLDTHLFIREHSFRGGLRIEGGRVDVGHVQAGHGVELE
- a CDS encoding FAD-dependent monooxygenase translates to MLDALVVGAGPTGLTMASELARHGLSCRVVEQLTAPSPLSRALAVQARTLEIFEDLGIVEQALALGREALGFNVLGKGGVRARVSLRGFTWLETRYPFILMLPQDATEALLTEHLGSFGSKVERGVALEGFEQGADGVVATLKHEDGRTERVSARWLLGCDGARSRVRKGLGLPFEGSTYEDSCVLADVRVEWSLGEGELCIIPSAHGVVGAFPMPGEQRYRLFFIRPHEDAADAADDMASLTLEEIQALVDEMVPVPARVSEPRWMSRYRLHSRGVERYRQGRVFLAGDAAHIHSPVGGQGMNTGIQDAYNLAWKLALVTRGRAPESLLDTYELERHPVGRHLLRGTDRAFSLMARGGLGARLFRAHVVPRVATRLFGSAAAQRRVSRFVSQLTIRYRESPLSTESLWGEDVGGVSRRRGPAPGERVPEMPIRGEGVERLHQVLRGPEHTLLLFTGLKFEASRRGELVALAGRLEQRYEPWLKARVVVAGEGSPAARVLADEDGAVHRRFGAGAEGFYLVRPDGYVGHREWPLETTRLEAELARRLGR